In Thermococcus sp., a single window of DNA contains:
- a CDS encoding DNA-directed RNA polymerase subunit H has translation MAAKKEFNIFTHVLVPEHRILSEEEKEELLKKYRIKISQLPQIKASDPAVVALGAKPGDVIEIKRKSPTAGYYYYYRLVVED, from the coding sequence GTGGCGGCGAAAAAAGAATTTAACATATTCACCCACGTACTGGTTCCCGAGCACAGAATCCTCAGCGAGGAGGAGAAGGAGGAGCTCCTCAAGAAGTACAGGATTAAGATTTCCCAGCTTCCGCAGATTAAGGCTTCTGACCCTGCCGTCGTTGCTCTTGGAGCAAAACCCGGCGATGTTATCGAGATAAAGAGGAAAAGCCCCACGGCGGGTTACTACTACTATTACCGCCTCGTTGTGGAGGACTGA
- a CDS encoding thioredoxin family protein yields the protein MGLISDADKKVIKEEFFSKLTEPVKLMVFTGKDHCQYCDQLKQLVQELAELSDKLSYEFIDFDTEEGKKKAEEYRIDRAPAVSITRNGQDVGVRFFGLPAGHEFGAFLEDIVDVSNMNTDLMPESKEELAKIDRNVRILVFVTPTCPYCPLAVRMAHKFAIENTKAGKGKILGDMVEAIEYPEWADQYSVMAVPKIVIQVDGEDKVQFEGAYPEKMFLEKLLLALE from the coding sequence ATGGGACTGATTAGCGACGCCGACAAGAAGGTAATAAAGGAGGAGTTCTTTTCTAAGCTCACTGAGCCTGTTAAGCTCATGGTCTTCACCGGAAAAGACCACTGCCAGTACTGTGACCAGCTAAAGCAACTCGTCCAAGAGCTTGCCGAGCTCAGCGACAAGCTTAGTTATGAGTTCATTGACTTCGACACAGAGGAGGGCAAGAAGAAGGCCGAGGAATACAGGATTGACCGCGCTCCGGCCGTTAGTATAACCAGAAACGGCCAGGACGTTGGAGTTCGCTTCTTCGGCCTTCCGGCCGGCCACGAGTTTGGTGCCTTTCTTGAGGACATAGTTGACGTCAGCAACATGAACACTGATTTGATGCCCGAGAGCAAGGAGGAGCTTGCCAAGATTGATAGGAACGTCAGAATACTTGTCTTTGTCACTCCAACCTGTCCCTACTGCCCGCTGGCAGTTAGGATGGCCCACAAGTTCGCCATTGAGAACACCAAGGCAGGTAAGGGCAAGATACTCGGTGATATGGTCGAGGCCATCGAGTATCCTGAGTGGGCCGACCAGTACAGCGTCATGGCGGTGCCAAAGATAGTTATCCAGGTGGACGGTGAGGACAAGGTTCAGTTTGAAGGTGCCTACCCTGAGAAAATGTTCCTTGAAAAGCTTCTCTTAGCCCTTGAGTGA
- a CDS encoding transcriptional regulator, with translation MDEPDIFYILGNKVRRDLLSHLTCTECYFSFLSSKVSVSSTAVAKHLKIMEREGILKSYEREGPFIGPARKYYDINIAKTYVVTITPNIFWYRGLDLKEDSESSSDHLEEQKTLGEMILTFRTLSEELENVLRTLQSIENKRDRLMAMIKEKYLREIGDMTQLAILHYVLLNGKATVEELSDRLNLKEREVLAKVNELDKFVPLRIKDDTLTIDDERLKAKLGGEDHAGED, from the coding sequence ATGGATGAACCAGACATTTTTTACATCCTTGGAAACAAGGTGAGGCGCGATTTGCTGAGTCACCTCACCTGCACCGAATGTTACTTCAGTTTTCTGAGCAGTAAGGTTAGTGTCTCCTCAACGGCAGTAGCAAAGCACCTTAAAATAATGGAACGCGAGGGAATCCTGAAATCCTACGAGAGAGAGGGACCCTTCATAGGACCCGCGAGAAAGTACTACGACATAAACATCGCCAAGACATATGTGGTAACTATCACCCCGAACATCTTCTGGTATCGTGGACTTGACCTTAAAGAGGATTCAGAGAGTTCTTCAGACCATCTGGAGGAGCAGAAAACTCTGGGAGAAATGATTCTGACCTTCAGAACCCTGAGTGAAGAACTTGAAAACGTCCTCAGGACCCTTCAGAGCATAGAAAACAAAAGGGACAGGCTCATGGCGATGATTAAGGAAAAATATCTAAGGGAAATCGGCGACATGACTCAGTTAGCCATTCTCCACTATGTCCTCCTCAACGGAAAAGCCACGGTTGAAGAGCTGAGCGACAGGCTCAACCTCAAGGAGAGGGAAGTGCTCGCGAAAGTTAATGAGCTGGACAAGTTCGTTCCGTTAAGGATAAAAGACGACACCCTAACGATAGATGACGAAAGACTGAAGGCAAAGCTCGGCGGTGAAGACCATGCCGGAGAAGATTAA
- a CDS encoding 4Fe-4S binding protein, producing the protein MPEKIKIVVNEDRCYLCGGCAGVCPTLAIEVHSTSWEFLQDKCISCKICVNACPVGALSAEPLEVSE; encoded by the coding sequence ATGCCGGAGAAGATTAAAATTGTGGTGAACGAAGACCGCTGTTACCTCTGTGGTGGCTGTGCAGGAGTGTGCCCGACCCTTGCCATAGAGGTTCACTCCACGAGCTGGGAGTTTCTCCAGGACAAGTGCATAAGCTGTAAGATATGCGTCAATGCCTGCCCGGTTGGAGCGCTGAGTGCTGAGCCACTGGAGGTGAGCGAATGA
- a CDS encoding NAD(P)/FAD-dependent oxidoreductase — MSWKYDVVVVGSGIAGPIVARNVARAGFSVLLIDKKWAIGTPKQCAEGISIKVFDKYDIPYDKRFINREIYGAKLYSPSGYELELRYKEVSGVILERKVFDKMLAYYASKAGADVLARTEALDVIRKDGNIAGIKAKHEDEPVEIYADIIVAADGVESTIARKAGINTYAPPHEFDSSYEYEMLIEGFDPDLIHLWFGNEVAPRGYVWVFPKDEDRANVGIGIASDHPETAKYYLDKWLKENNIPMRKILEVNVGVVPVGGFVKELVKDNVLVVGDAARQVNPMHGGGMAEAMEAGTIASKWIIKALEEENLSLLQNYTKEWWETDGKRLEKVLKVRRVTEKLTDEDLDLFIQLLKGADAEKIASGDYGEVIKALLKHPKVLMSKRRLSLLKELL; from the coding sequence ATGAGCTGGAAGTACGACGTTGTTGTCGTAGGTTCTGGAATAGCCGGGCCAATTGTTGCTAGAAACGTTGCCAGGGCCGGTTTTTCGGTTCTGCTCATCGACAAGAAGTGGGCGATTGGAACGCCGAAACAGTGCGCCGAGGGGATAAGCATAAAGGTCTTTGATAAATACGACATCCCCTACGATAAGCGCTTCATCAATCGTGAGATTTACGGTGCAAAGCTTTATTCTCCAAGCGGTTACGAGCTCGAACTCAGGTATAAGGAAGTCAGCGGTGTAATCCTTGAGAGGAAGGTCTTCGACAAGATGCTGGCTTACTACGCCTCAAAGGCCGGAGCAGACGTTCTAGCCAGGACTGAGGCTTTGGACGTCATAAGGAAGGACGGTAATATAGCGGGAATCAAGGCCAAGCACGAGGACGAGCCTGTCGAGATTTACGCGGACATAATCGTCGCAGCGGATGGAGTCGAGAGCACGATAGCCAGGAAAGCCGGAATAAACACCTACGCTCCGCCACACGAGTTTGACTCAAGCTATGAGTACGAAATGCTCATCGAGGGGTTTGACCCGGATTTAATCCACCTCTGGTTCGGCAACGAGGTAGCGCCAAGGGGCTACGTCTGGGTCTTCCCAAAGGACGAGGACAGGGCCAACGTTGGAATAGGCATAGCCTCCGACCACCCGGAGACGGCCAAGTACTACCTCGACAAGTGGCTGAAGGAGAACAACATACCCATGAGGAAAATCCTTGAGGTAAACGTTGGGGTGGTTCCGGTTGGAGGCTTCGTGAAGGAACTCGTCAAGGACAACGTTCTGGTTGTTGGTGATGCCGCTAGACAGGTAAACCCGATGCACGGCGGTGGAATGGCGGAAGCAATGGAAGCGGGAACGATAGCGAGCAAGTGGATTATCAAGGCCTTGGAAGAGGAGAACCTCTCGCTTCTCCAGAACTACACGAAGGAGTGGTGGGAGACCGACGGAAAGAGGCTTGAAAAAGTCCTCAAGGTCAGGCGCGTTACAGAAAAGCTCACCGATGAAGACCTCGACCTCTTCATTCAGCTGTTAAAAGGTGCAGACGCCGAGAAAATAGCAAGTGGCGACTACGGGGAGGTCATAAAAGCCCTCCTCAAGCACCCGAAGGTCCTCATGAGCAAGAGGAGGCTCAGCCTTCTCAAGGAACTTCTCTGA
- the topA gene encoding DNA topoisomerase I, with product MVTLIIAEKPNVARKIAYALAEGKPVRKTIGKVSYYEFTRDGKRVIVAPAVGHLFSLAPKTKTYGYPVFDIEWVPVYVAEKGKNYAKDYIKALATLAKKADEFIVACDYDTEGEVIGYTALKYACGVDPSKAKRMKFSALTKKDLLKAWYNLEPTINFGMADAGIARHVLDWYWGVNLSRALTSAIKRASGKWMVLSTGRVQGPTLKFLVEREKEIQNFQPKPYWVIKMLLEKNGEKYTASYEKDKIWDEEEAKRIVQEAKKGPAFVEKVEVKQQKRNPPVPFDLGTLQREAYSAFGYSPKKTLELAQRLYERGLSSYPRTSSQKLPKNLNFRSIIQNLAKLPEYKPFAHELLGKERLKPVEGKKEDPAHPAIYPTGELPKPEELTKDERNLYDLIVRRFLALFMEPAVRESMRVVINSNNHRFILSGARTVKEGWLKVYGKYVKFDEVILPPFREGESVKVLQIKREKKKTKPPARYSPASVIKKMEDLGIGTKATRAQILETLYQRGYIEGKKKIKVTPLGMKVVEALEKNVPDIVSVELTKAFEEKMEEIMAGKAKKDEVIEESKEQLIKILKVFKEKELDIGKMLLETTGTGVTASKESVKVEKSGDSSKATENKRAQAKERLILGKCPKCGGDLVLKYNRKTGKRFVGCSNWPKCDVTYPILQRGEVIPTGKTCCNGAPVVKIREKGREYEICLDMKCKDWKR from the coding sequence ATGGTAACGCTCATCATAGCGGAAAAGCCCAACGTTGCGAGAAAAATCGCCTACGCCCTAGCGGAAGGCAAACCCGTTAGGAAAACCATAGGGAAAGTGAGCTATTACGAGTTCACCCGCGACGGGAAGAGGGTCATCGTCGCTCCGGCAGTTGGCCACCTGTTTTCCCTCGCACCAAAAACAAAAACCTACGGTTATCCGGTCTTTGACATAGAGTGGGTGCCGGTTTATGTCGCCGAGAAGGGGAAGAACTACGCGAAGGACTACATAAAGGCCTTAGCCACGCTGGCGAAGAAAGCGGATGAGTTCATCGTCGCCTGTGACTACGATACGGAGGGAGAGGTAATAGGCTACACCGCCCTAAAGTACGCCTGTGGCGTTGACCCATCCAAGGCAAAGCGCATGAAGTTCTCGGCCTTAACCAAGAAGGACCTCCTTAAAGCCTGGTACAACCTCGAACCGACCATAAACTTTGGAATGGCAGATGCGGGAATAGCGCGCCACGTTTTAGACTGGTACTGGGGTGTAAACCTGTCCCGTGCCCTGACCTCGGCCATAAAAAGGGCCAGCGGCAAGTGGATGGTTCTCTCAACCGGAAGGGTTCAGGGGCCAACGCTGAAGTTCCTTGTTGAGAGAGAGAAGGAAATCCAAAACTTCCAGCCCAAACCCTACTGGGTCATCAAGATGCTCCTTGAAAAGAACGGCGAGAAGTACACGGCCAGCTATGAAAAGGACAAAATCTGGGACGAGGAAGAGGCCAAAAGGATAGTTCAGGAGGCCAAGAAGGGGCCGGCCTTCGTTGAGAAAGTCGAGGTTAAACAGCAGAAGAGGAATCCCCCCGTCCCCTTTGACCTCGGGACCCTGCAGAGAGAGGCCTATTCTGCCTTCGGATACAGCCCGAAGAAGACGCTGGAGCTTGCACAGCGCCTGTATGAGCGAGGATTATCGTCGTACCCGAGGACAAGCTCACAGAAGCTTCCCAAGAACCTGAACTTCCGCTCGATAATTCAAAACCTCGCCAAACTCCCGGAGTACAAACCCTTTGCACACGAGCTTTTGGGCAAAGAAAGGCTCAAGCCCGTCGAGGGCAAGAAGGAAGACCCGGCACACCCTGCAATCTACCCCACGGGCGAGTTGCCAAAGCCGGAGGAGCTCACCAAGGACGAGCGAAACCTCTACGATTTGATAGTCAGGCGCTTTCTAGCTCTGTTCATGGAGCCAGCAGTTAGGGAAAGCATGAGGGTTGTGATAAACTCCAACAACCACCGCTTTATCCTTAGCGGTGCGAGAACGGTCAAGGAGGGCTGGCTGAAGGTTTACGGAAAATACGTCAAGTTCGACGAGGTTATTCTCCCGCCTTTTAGAGAGGGTGAGTCCGTAAAGGTCCTCCAGATAAAGCGCGAGAAGAAGAAGACTAAACCACCGGCTCGGTATTCGCCTGCTTCAGTCATCAAAAAAATGGAGGACTTGGGAATTGGAACGAAAGCAACGCGTGCCCAGATACTTGAAACCCTCTACCAGAGGGGCTACATAGAGGGAAAGAAGAAGATAAAGGTTACCCCACTTGGGATGAAAGTGGTAGAAGCCCTTGAGAAGAACGTGCCGGATATAGTGAGTGTGGAACTCACTAAAGCCTTCGAGGAGAAGATGGAGGAGATAATGGCGGGAAAAGCCAAGAAGGATGAGGTCATCGAGGAGAGCAAAGAGCAGTTGATAAAAATCCTCAAAGTCTTTAAGGAAAAGGAGCTCGACATAGGGAAGATGCTCCTTGAGACGACTGGAACCGGTGTAACGGCTTCAAAGGAGTCCGTGAAGGTTGAAAAGTCTGGGGATTCTTCAAAGGCCACGGAAAACAAAAGGGCCCAGGCGAAGGAAAGGCTTATTCTCGGAAAGTGCCCGAAGTGTGGTGGCGATTTGGTGCTCAAATACAACAGGAAGACAGGAAAGAGGTTTGTAGGTTGCTCCAACTGGCCGAAGTGCGACGTAACTTACCCAATCCTCCAGCGCGGGGAAGTTATTCCAACCGGAAAGACCTGCTGTAACGGTGCCCCTGTTGTGAAGATTCGCGAGAAGGGCAGGGAGTATGAGATATGCCTTGACATGAAGTGCAAGGACTGGAAGCGATAG
- a CDS encoding MoaD/ThiS family protein: MIRVKVLGRGIEREVEWEKGMTVKDILREVGFNTESAIARINGRVVLEDEKVEDGTEIEVIPVVSGG, from the coding sequence ATGATTAGGGTAAAGGTTCTTGGAAGGGGAATAGAGAGGGAAGTGGAATGGGAGAAAGGAATGACCGTTAAGGACATCCTAAGGGAAGTTGGCTTCAACACCGAGAGTGCGATAGCGAGAATCAACGGAAGGGTCGTTTTGGAAGACGAAAAAGTGGAAGACGGGACAGAGATTGAGGTCATCCCTGTGGTCTCGGGGGGATAA